From a region of the Hemibagrus wyckioides isolate EC202008001 linkage group LG14, SWU_Hwy_1.0, whole genome shotgun sequence genome:
- the LOC131364649 gene encoding genetic suppressor element 1-like isoform X6: protein MDCRWRLWTPRLLGMSHEPKSPSLGMISTATRTTATVSPLTPSPISGTVLANGNTASQSAHSGFAAALRKLAKQAEEPRGPISSESSPVSSPATNHSSPVGTPKRVPLVSGPGLGAPSASHGVSSTPPVVTIAPTKTVNGMWRSEGRQAEAALRGSARERLPSDPPPPPPPPLPPSTQEKSVSSLPPHIMGAPYPFGLNPSAVMQDPRLQALNLSRQMPHVLQSGAVPVGAVPLGAVPEEYLRSGFRPYGSAEDLRLSSLPLGLDPAYFRSGYLAYPALSSYRMDESLCLSALRSPYYQLPAGGAVPSLHPSTAHLHLPGVRYPAELSHQSLTALQSERLQMEDKLRQHEREREREKERAHEAEREKERERERERERERERVREREREREEERERERELERQKERAKEREVQAVRAMEKHVLSQELHTHSHTLSHRQQIEDRAKLTPNRAEKTKEATLLAPKPLQPGLYPSPSGPAPLPVPSLVPTPGERLGPSALLLQRQGEEERWLARQRRLRVDTVDRQGLASECSHHSTEPETHEPHTDSQRPHSRHQDLNNRELPHHLGAPPPLISPKPTPPNPPTTLWNPVSLINSPSHTRRAYEPPFPPSRPPPGLTKPECTDRSLPPRTSGLVEPGTFHTEQEKLSQSILNKQRLSFPLTAPFGELRGTKRAGSPIRVFPQCPAREPTLVYDHALQQHRTLLSKLDLEEKRRKEAREKGYYYELDDSYDESDEEEVRAHLRRVTEQPPLKLDQSKEKLDFLAVFSLTTLSQRDELLERKRKKRRKMMRERSPSPILAQSKRQTPPTSTPTLSTRYTPEEMDRAPELENKKHFLNMFNLNHVSQEQRIEKEKVVNLLDAIKKKTVTLDTLRYATYTPCCSPPSTACDPTTPSTPCQSNGEPQPNSRSPTPPGPTKHLHSVSQIDLHRPSQPSDLLRPKEPPPLAPLQDHSRLGEAPPIKRAASLQNSSRPLHPQLKERPHGLNGMSDHSRSRPWESLSAEEFAQHFHQSVLQSTHKSQHKPKGGVPGAPEPNHKLNNVVRYNPPDHQGAPNRPPYSQTNGHSCHPAAHHELGLSDERSAEEDSTEEEDEDDDEEEEEYSPKWKGIEAIVEAYHEYIDERDIESEVLQSECRRMEAQHYHLSVTADQLSVTMGELLAQRQRLALDRERMQAELEHFRKCLTLPALLLHRGHYKGPPPR, encoded by the exons GCCCGATCAGCAGCGAATCATCTCCCGTTTCCTCTCCAGCCACCAATCACAGCTCTCCGGTGGGCACGCCCAAGCGGGTCCCGTTAGTGTCAGGGCCCGGTCTTGGGGCTCCTTCTGCCTCGCACGGTGTGTCCAGTACACCGCCTGTGGTCACCATCGCTCCTACCAAAACAGTCAATGGCATGTGGAGGAGTGAAGGGAGACAG GCTGAGGCTGCATTGAGAGGCTCTGCTCGAGAACGGCTGCCCTCagaccctcctcctcctccacctcctcctcttcctccgtCGACTCAGGAGAAGAGTGTCTCCTCTCTTCCCCCTCACATCATGGGAGCACCTTATCCTTTTGGCCTGAACCCCAGTGCAGTAATGCAGGATCCTCGTCTACAAGCCCTTAA tttATCACGTCAGATGCCTCATGTTCTGCAGTCGGGGGCTGTACCAGTTGGTGCAGTGCCCTTGGGGGCGGTGCCAGAGGAATACCTGCGCAGTGGGTTCCGCCCCTATGGTTCTGCTGAAGACTTGAGACTATCTTCACTCCCGTTAGGGCTGGACCCTGCATACTTTCGCTCAGGATATCTGGCCTACCCTGCCCTATCAtcatacag AATGGATGAGTCCCTCTGTTTATCTGCCCTCCGCTCACCCTACTACCAGCTGCCAGCGGGGGGAGCCGTGCCCTCCCTGCATCCCAGCACTGCTCACCTCCACCTGCCAGGGGTGCGCTACCCTGCAGAGCTCAGCCATCAGTCTCTGACAGCCCTGCAGAGcgagag GCTGCAGATGGAGGACAAGCTTCGCCAGCACGAGAGAGAGCGGGAGCGAGAGAAGGAGAGAGCTCacgaggcagagagagagaaggagcgagagcgtgagagagagcgagagcgggAACGAGAGCGTGTGCgggaaagggaaagggaaagggaggaggaaagagaaagagagagagaactggaGCGACAGAAAGAGAGGGCAAAAGAAAGGGAAGTTCAGGCAGTCCGGGCCATGGAGAAGCATGTCCTGAGCCAGgagctccatacacactctcacacactctctcacaggCAGCAGATAGAAGACAGAGCCAAGCTTACACCAAACCGAGCAG AGAAAACCAAAGAGGCCACACTCCTGGCCCCAAAGCCTCTGCAGCCTGGCTTGTATCCCTCCCCCAGTGGCCCCGCTCCACTCCCAGTGCCCAGCCTTGTGCCCACCCCTGGAGAGAGGTTAGGGCCAAGTGCTCTGCTGCTCCAGCGccagggagaggaggagagatggCTGGCACGCCAGAGAAGGCTGAGAGTGGACACAGTAGACAGGCAGGGCCTGGCGTCTGAGTgttcacatcacagcacagagcCAGAGACACATGAACCTCACACAGATTCACAGAG GCCTCACTCACGCCACCAGGACTTGAACAACAGAGAGCTACCTCACCACCTGGGAGCACCACCTCCTCTCATCTCCCCCAAACCCACCCCTCCTAACCCTCCCACCACTCTCTGGAATCCCGTGTCCCTCATcaactctccctcacacacgcGCCGGGCATATGAGCCTCCCTTCCCCCCAAGCCGTCCACCTCCAGGATTGACTAAACCCGAGTGCACAGATAGGAGCCTTCCTCCGAGGACATCTGGCCTCGTCGAGCCCGGCACCTTCCATACAGAGCAGGAGAAGTTGAGCCAGAGCATTCTGAACAAGCAGAGGCTCTCTTTTCCCCTGACTGCTCCCTTTGGAGAGCTGAGAGGAACCAAAAGAGCAGGATCCCCTATCAGAGTCTTCCCTCAGTGTCCCGCACGAGAACCAACACTGGTGTATGATCACGCACTGCAGCAACACAGAACTCTTCTGAGCAAACTTGACCTGGAGGAGAAGAGACGAAAGGAAGCCAGAGAAAAGG GTTATTACTACGAGCTGGATGACTCTTatgatgagagtgatgaagaagaagtaAGAGCTCATCTGAGGAGAGTGACTGAACAGCCTCCTCTCAAACTGGACCAGTCTAAAGAG aaaCTGGACTTCCTGGCTGTATTTAGCCTGACCACATTGTCCCAGCGAGACGAGCTGttggaaagaaagaggaagaagaggagaaagatgaTGAGGGAGCGCAGCCCGTCTCCGATACTTGCTCAGAGTAAACGTCAGACTCCGCCCACATCCACGCCCACCCTGTCCACCCGATACACACCCGAGGAGATGGACAGGGCACCTGAACTAGAGAACAAGAAACATTTCCTCAATATGTTCAACCTCAACCATGTCAGCCAAGAGCAAAGgatag aaaaagagaaagtagTGAATCTACTAGATGCCATCAAAAAGAAAACGGTCACTCTGGACACGCTCCGGTACGCTACGTACACACCCTGCTGCAGCCCTCCCTCTACTGCCTGTG ATCCTACAACACCCTCCACACCCTGCCAGTCAAACGGAGAACCCCAACCAAATTCCCGTAGCCCCACTCCTCCTGGACCTACCAAGCACCTTCACAGTGTCAGCCAGATTGACCTTCACAGACCTTCACAGCCCTCTGACCTCTTGCGCCCTAAAGAGCCTCCTCCACTCGCCCCGCTGCAGGACCACTCTCGTTTAGGAGAAGCTCCACCAATCAAGAGAGCAGCAAGCCTGCAGAACAGCTCCAGACCTCTACACCCACAGCTAAAGGAGCGGCCTCACGGGCTCAACGGCATGAGTGACCACAGCAGGTCTCGTCCCTGGGAGAGCCTCAGTGCTGAGGAGTTTGCTCAACACTTCCACCAGTCTGTACTGCAGTCTACACATAAATCCCAGCACAAACCCAAAG GAGGTGTCCCAGGAGCTCCTGAGCCAAACCACAAGCTCAACAACGTTGTGCGTTACAACCCTCCAGACCACCAGGGGGCGCCAAACAGACCACCTTACTCTCAAACCAACGGCCACTCCTGCCATCCTGCAGCGCACCACGAGTTAGGGCTGAGCGATGAGCGATCTGCTGAGGAAGACTCCACtgaggaagaagatgaagatgatgatgaggaggaagaggagtatAGCCCCAAATGGAAGGGTATTGAGGCCATAGTGGAAGCTTATCACGAGTACATAGATG agagggatatagagagtgAGGTCCTGCAGAGTGAGTGTAGGAGAATGGAGGCTCAGCACTATCACCTGAGCGTTACAGCTGATCAGCTCTCTGTCACTATGGGG GAGCTGTTGGCGCAGAGGCAGCGGCTGGCGCTTGACAGGGAACGAATGCAGGCCGAACTGGAGCACTTCAGGAAGTGTCTGACCTTGCCTGCTCTGCTCTTACACAGAGGTCACTATAAAGGACCGCCCCCGAGGTGA
- the LOC131364649 gene encoding genetic suppressor element 1-like isoform X5 produces the protein MDCRWRLWTPRLLGMSHEPKSPSLGMISTATRTTATVSPLTPSPISGTVLANGNTASQSAHSGFAAALRKLAKQAEEPRGPISSESSPVSSPATNHSSPVGTPKRVPLVSGPGLGAPSASHGVSSTPPVVTIAPTKTVNGMWRSEGRQAEAALRGSARERLPSDPPPPPPPPLPPSTQEKSVSSLPPHIMGAPYPFGLNPSAVMQDPRLQALNLSRQMPHVLQSGAVPVGAVPLGAVPEEYLRSGFRPYGSAEDLRLSSLPLGLDPAYFRSGYLAYPALSSYRMDESLCLSALRSPYYQLPAGGAVPSLHPSTAHLHLPGVRYPAELSHQSLTALQSERLQMEDKLRQHEREREREKERAHEAEREKERERERERERERERVREREREREEERERERELERQKERAKEREVQAVRAMEKHVLSQELHTHSHTLSHRQQIEDRAKLTPNRAEKTKEATLLAPKPLQPGLYPSPSGPAPLPVPSLVPTPGERLGPSALLLQRQGEEERWLARQRRLRVDTVDRQGLASECSHHSTEPETHEPHTDSQRPHSRHQDLNNRELPHHLGAPPPLISPKPTPPNPPTTLWNPVSLINSPSHTRRAYEPPFPPSRPPPGLTKPECTDRSLPPRTSGLVEPGTFHTEQEKLSQSILNKQRLSFPLTAPFGELRGTKRAGSPIRVFPQCPAREPTLVYDHALQQHRTLLSKLDLEEKRRKEAREKGYYYELDDSYDESDEEEVRAHLRRVTEQPPLKLDQSKEKLDFLAVFSLTTLSQRDELLERKRKKRRKMMRERSPSPILAQSKRQTPPTSTPTLSTRYTPEEMDRAPELENKKHFLNMFNLNHVSQEQRIEKEKVVNLLDAIKKKTVTLDTLRYATYTPCCSPPSTACDPTTPSTPCQSNGEPQPNSRSPTPPGPTKHLHSVSQIDLHRPSQPSDLLRPKEPPPLAPLQDHSRLGEAPPIKRAASLQNSSRPLHPQLKERPHGLNGMSDHSRSRPWESLSAEEFAQHFHQSVLQSTHKSQHKPKAGGVPGAPEPNHKLNNVVRYNPPDHQGAPNRPPYSQTNGHSCHPAAHHELGLSDERSAEEDSTEEEDEDDDEEEEEYSPKWKGIEAIVEAYHEYIDERDIESEVLQSECRRMEAQHYHLSVTADQLSVTMGELLAQRQRLALDRERMQAELEHFRKCLTLPALLLHRGHYKGPPPR, from the exons GCCCGATCAGCAGCGAATCATCTCCCGTTTCCTCTCCAGCCACCAATCACAGCTCTCCGGTGGGCACGCCCAAGCGGGTCCCGTTAGTGTCAGGGCCCGGTCTTGGGGCTCCTTCTGCCTCGCACGGTGTGTCCAGTACACCGCCTGTGGTCACCATCGCTCCTACCAAAACAGTCAATGGCATGTGGAGGAGTGAAGGGAGACAG GCTGAGGCTGCATTGAGAGGCTCTGCTCGAGAACGGCTGCCCTCagaccctcctcctcctccacctcctcctcttcctccgtCGACTCAGGAGAAGAGTGTCTCCTCTCTTCCCCCTCACATCATGGGAGCACCTTATCCTTTTGGCCTGAACCCCAGTGCAGTAATGCAGGATCCTCGTCTACAAGCCCTTAA tttATCACGTCAGATGCCTCATGTTCTGCAGTCGGGGGCTGTACCAGTTGGTGCAGTGCCCTTGGGGGCGGTGCCAGAGGAATACCTGCGCAGTGGGTTCCGCCCCTATGGTTCTGCTGAAGACTTGAGACTATCTTCACTCCCGTTAGGGCTGGACCCTGCATACTTTCGCTCAGGATATCTGGCCTACCCTGCCCTATCAtcatacag AATGGATGAGTCCCTCTGTTTATCTGCCCTCCGCTCACCCTACTACCAGCTGCCAGCGGGGGGAGCCGTGCCCTCCCTGCATCCCAGCACTGCTCACCTCCACCTGCCAGGGGTGCGCTACCCTGCAGAGCTCAGCCATCAGTCTCTGACAGCCCTGCAGAGcgagag GCTGCAGATGGAGGACAAGCTTCGCCAGCACGAGAGAGAGCGGGAGCGAGAGAAGGAGAGAGCTCacgaggcagagagagagaaggagcgagagcgtgagagagagcgagagcgggAACGAGAGCGTGTGCgggaaagggaaagggaaagggaggaggaaagagaaagagagagagaactggaGCGACAGAAAGAGAGGGCAAAAGAAAGGGAAGTTCAGGCAGTCCGGGCCATGGAGAAGCATGTCCTGAGCCAGgagctccatacacactctcacacactctctcacaggCAGCAGATAGAAGACAGAGCCAAGCTTACACCAAACCGAGCAG AGAAAACCAAAGAGGCCACACTCCTGGCCCCAAAGCCTCTGCAGCCTGGCTTGTATCCCTCCCCCAGTGGCCCCGCTCCACTCCCAGTGCCCAGCCTTGTGCCCACCCCTGGAGAGAGGTTAGGGCCAAGTGCTCTGCTGCTCCAGCGccagggagaggaggagagatggCTGGCACGCCAGAGAAGGCTGAGAGTGGACACAGTAGACAGGCAGGGCCTGGCGTCTGAGTgttcacatcacagcacagagcCAGAGACACATGAACCTCACACAGATTCACAGAG GCCTCACTCACGCCACCAGGACTTGAACAACAGAGAGCTACCTCACCACCTGGGAGCACCACCTCCTCTCATCTCCCCCAAACCCACCCCTCCTAACCCTCCCACCACTCTCTGGAATCCCGTGTCCCTCATcaactctccctcacacacgcGCCGGGCATATGAGCCTCCCTTCCCCCCAAGCCGTCCACCTCCAGGATTGACTAAACCCGAGTGCACAGATAGGAGCCTTCCTCCGAGGACATCTGGCCTCGTCGAGCCCGGCACCTTCCATACAGAGCAGGAGAAGTTGAGCCAGAGCATTCTGAACAAGCAGAGGCTCTCTTTTCCCCTGACTGCTCCCTTTGGAGAGCTGAGAGGAACCAAAAGAGCAGGATCCCCTATCAGAGTCTTCCCTCAGTGTCCCGCACGAGAACCAACACTGGTGTATGATCACGCACTGCAGCAACACAGAACTCTTCTGAGCAAACTTGACCTGGAGGAGAAGAGACGAAAGGAAGCCAGAGAAAAGG GTTATTACTACGAGCTGGATGACTCTTatgatgagagtgatgaagaagaagtaAGAGCTCATCTGAGGAGAGTGACTGAACAGCCTCCTCTCAAACTGGACCAGTCTAAAGAG aaaCTGGACTTCCTGGCTGTATTTAGCCTGACCACATTGTCCCAGCGAGACGAGCTGttggaaagaaagaggaagaagaggagaaagatgaTGAGGGAGCGCAGCCCGTCTCCGATACTTGCTCAGAGTAAACGTCAGACTCCGCCCACATCCACGCCCACCCTGTCCACCCGATACACACCCGAGGAGATGGACAGGGCACCTGAACTAGAGAACAAGAAACATTTCCTCAATATGTTCAACCTCAACCATGTCAGCCAAGAGCAAAGgatag aaaaagagaaagtagTGAATCTACTAGATGCCATCAAAAAGAAAACGGTCACTCTGGACACGCTCCGGTACGCTACGTACACACCCTGCTGCAGCCCTCCCTCTACTGCCTGTG ATCCTACAACACCCTCCACACCCTGCCAGTCAAACGGAGAACCCCAACCAAATTCCCGTAGCCCCACTCCTCCTGGACCTACCAAGCACCTTCACAGTGTCAGCCAGATTGACCTTCACAGACCTTCACAGCCCTCTGACCTCTTGCGCCCTAAAGAGCCTCCTCCACTCGCCCCGCTGCAGGACCACTCTCGTTTAGGAGAAGCTCCACCAATCAAGAGAGCAGCAAGCCTGCAGAACAGCTCCAGACCTCTACACCCACAGCTAAAGGAGCGGCCTCACGGGCTCAACGGCATGAGTGACCACAGCAGGTCTCGTCCCTGGGAGAGCCTCAGTGCTGAGGAGTTTGCTCAACACTTCCACCAGTCTGTACTGCAGTCTACACATAAATCCCAGCACAAACCCAAAG CAGGAGGTGTCCCAGGAGCTCCTGAGCCAAACCACAAGCTCAACAACGTTGTGCGTTACAACCCTCCAGACCACCAGGGGGCGCCAAACAGACCACCTTACTCTCAAACCAACGGCCACTCCTGCCATCCTGCAGCGCACCACGAGTTAGGGCTGAGCGATGAGCGATCTGCTGAGGAAGACTCCACtgaggaagaagatgaagatgatgatgaggaggaagaggagtatAGCCCCAAATGGAAGGGTATTGAGGCCATAGTGGAAGCTTATCACGAGTACATAGATG agagggatatagagagtgAGGTCCTGCAGAGTGAGTGTAGGAGAATGGAGGCTCAGCACTATCACCTGAGCGTTACAGCTGATCAGCTCTCTGTCACTATGGGG GAGCTGTTGGCGCAGAGGCAGCGGCTGGCGCTTGACAGGGAACGAATGCAGGCCGAACTGGAGCACTTCAGGAAGTGTCTGACCTTGCCTGCTCTGCTCTTACACAGAGGTCACTATAAAGGACCGCCCCCGAGGTGA
- the LOC131364649 gene encoding genetic suppressor element 1-like isoform X1: MDCRWRLWTPRLLGMSHEPKSPSLGMISTATRTTATVSPLTPSPISGTVLANGNTASQSAHSGFAAALRKLAKQAEEPRGPISSESSPVSSPATNHSSPVGTPKRVPLVSGPGLGAPSASHGVSSTPPVVTIAPTKTVNGMWRSEGRQAEAALRGSARERLPSDPPPPPPPPLPPSTQEKSVSSLPPHIMGAPYPFGLNPSAVMQDPRLQALNLSRQMPHVLQSGAVPVGAVPLGAVPEEYLRSGFRPYGSAEDLRLSSLPLGLDPAYFRSGYLAYPALSSYRMDESLCLSALRSPYYQLPAGGAVPSLHPSTAHLHLPGVRYPAELSHQSLTALQSERLQMEDKLRQHEREREREKERAHEAEREKERERERERERERERVREREREREEERERERELERQKERAKEREVQAVRAMEKHVLSQELHTHSHTLSHRQQIEDRAKLTPNRAEKTKEATLLAPKPLQPGLYPSPSGPAPLPVPSLVPTPGERLGPSALLLQRQGEEERWLARQRRLRVDTVDRQGLASECSHHSTEPETHEPHTDSQRPHSRHQDLNNRELPHHLGAPPPLISPKPTPPNPPTTLWNPVSLINSPSHTRRAYEPPFPPSRPPPGLTKPECTDRSLPPRTSGLVEPGTFHTEQEKLSQSILNKQRLSFPLTAPFGELRGTKRAGSPIRVFPQCPAREPTLVYDHALQQHRTLLSKLDLEEKRRKEAREKGYYYELDDSYDESDEEEVRAHLRRVTEQPPLKLDQSKEKLDFLAVFSLTTLSQRDELLERKRKKRRKMMRERSPSPILAQSKRQTPPTSTPTLSTRYTPEEMDRAPELENKKHFLNMFNLNHVSQEQRIEKEKVVNLLDAIKKKTVTLDTLRYATYTPCCSPPSTACDPTTPSTPCQSNGEPQPNSRSPTPPGPTKHLHSVSQIDLHRPSQPSDLLRPKEPPPLAPLQDHSRLGEAPPIKRAASLQNSSRPLHPQLKERPHGLNGMSDHSRSRPWESLSAEEFAQHFHQSVLQSTHKSQHKPKVVTFYTILPTLLLVLAAGGVPGAPEPNHKLNNVVRYNPPDHQGAPNRPPYSQTNGHSCHPAAHHELGLSDERSAEEDSTEEEDEDDDEEEEEYSPKWKGIEAIVEAYHEYIDERDIESEVLQSECRRMEAQHYHLSVTADQLSVTMGELLAQRQRLALDRERMQAELEHFRKCLTLPALLLHRGHYKGPPPR; encoded by the exons GCCCGATCAGCAGCGAATCATCTCCCGTTTCCTCTCCAGCCACCAATCACAGCTCTCCGGTGGGCACGCCCAAGCGGGTCCCGTTAGTGTCAGGGCCCGGTCTTGGGGCTCCTTCTGCCTCGCACGGTGTGTCCAGTACACCGCCTGTGGTCACCATCGCTCCTACCAAAACAGTCAATGGCATGTGGAGGAGTGAAGGGAGACAG GCTGAGGCTGCATTGAGAGGCTCTGCTCGAGAACGGCTGCCCTCagaccctcctcctcctccacctcctcctcttcctccgtCGACTCAGGAGAAGAGTGTCTCCTCTCTTCCCCCTCACATCATGGGAGCACCTTATCCTTTTGGCCTGAACCCCAGTGCAGTAATGCAGGATCCTCGTCTACAAGCCCTTAA tttATCACGTCAGATGCCTCATGTTCTGCAGTCGGGGGCTGTACCAGTTGGTGCAGTGCCCTTGGGGGCGGTGCCAGAGGAATACCTGCGCAGTGGGTTCCGCCCCTATGGTTCTGCTGAAGACTTGAGACTATCTTCACTCCCGTTAGGGCTGGACCCTGCATACTTTCGCTCAGGATATCTGGCCTACCCTGCCCTATCAtcatacag AATGGATGAGTCCCTCTGTTTATCTGCCCTCCGCTCACCCTACTACCAGCTGCCAGCGGGGGGAGCCGTGCCCTCCCTGCATCCCAGCACTGCTCACCTCCACCTGCCAGGGGTGCGCTACCCTGCAGAGCTCAGCCATCAGTCTCTGACAGCCCTGCAGAGcgagag GCTGCAGATGGAGGACAAGCTTCGCCAGCACGAGAGAGAGCGGGAGCGAGAGAAGGAGAGAGCTCacgaggcagagagagagaaggagcgagagcgtgagagagagcgagagcgggAACGAGAGCGTGTGCgggaaagggaaagggaaagggaggaggaaagagaaagagagagagaactggaGCGACAGAAAGAGAGGGCAAAAGAAAGGGAAGTTCAGGCAGTCCGGGCCATGGAGAAGCATGTCCTGAGCCAGgagctccatacacactctcacacactctctcacaggCAGCAGATAGAAGACAGAGCCAAGCTTACACCAAACCGAGCAG AGAAAACCAAAGAGGCCACACTCCTGGCCCCAAAGCCTCTGCAGCCTGGCTTGTATCCCTCCCCCAGTGGCCCCGCTCCACTCCCAGTGCCCAGCCTTGTGCCCACCCCTGGAGAGAGGTTAGGGCCAAGTGCTCTGCTGCTCCAGCGccagggagaggaggagagatggCTGGCACGCCAGAGAAGGCTGAGAGTGGACACAGTAGACAGGCAGGGCCTGGCGTCTGAGTgttcacatcacagcacagagcCAGAGACACATGAACCTCACACAGATTCACAGAG GCCTCACTCACGCCACCAGGACTTGAACAACAGAGAGCTACCTCACCACCTGGGAGCACCACCTCCTCTCATCTCCCCCAAACCCACCCCTCCTAACCCTCCCACCACTCTCTGGAATCCCGTGTCCCTCATcaactctccctcacacacgcGCCGGGCATATGAGCCTCCCTTCCCCCCAAGCCGTCCACCTCCAGGATTGACTAAACCCGAGTGCACAGATAGGAGCCTTCCTCCGAGGACATCTGGCCTCGTCGAGCCCGGCACCTTCCATACAGAGCAGGAGAAGTTGAGCCAGAGCATTCTGAACAAGCAGAGGCTCTCTTTTCCCCTGACTGCTCCCTTTGGAGAGCTGAGAGGAACCAAAAGAGCAGGATCCCCTATCAGAGTCTTCCCTCAGTGTCCCGCACGAGAACCAACACTGGTGTATGATCACGCACTGCAGCAACACAGAACTCTTCTGAGCAAACTTGACCTGGAGGAGAAGAGACGAAAGGAAGCCAGAGAAAAGG GTTATTACTACGAGCTGGATGACTCTTatgatgagagtgatgaagaagaagtaAGAGCTCATCTGAGGAGAGTGACTGAACAGCCTCCTCTCAAACTGGACCAGTCTAAAGAG aaaCTGGACTTCCTGGCTGTATTTAGCCTGACCACATTGTCCCAGCGAGACGAGCTGttggaaagaaagaggaagaagaggagaaagatgaTGAGGGAGCGCAGCCCGTCTCCGATACTTGCTCAGAGTAAACGTCAGACTCCGCCCACATCCACGCCCACCCTGTCCACCCGATACACACCCGAGGAGATGGACAGGGCACCTGAACTAGAGAACAAGAAACATTTCCTCAATATGTTCAACCTCAACCATGTCAGCCAAGAGCAAAGgatag aaaaagagaaagtagTGAATCTACTAGATGCCATCAAAAAGAAAACGGTCACTCTGGACACGCTCCGGTACGCTACGTACACACCCTGCTGCAGCCCTCCCTCTACTGCCTGTG ATCCTACAACACCCTCCACACCCTGCCAGTCAAACGGAGAACCCCAACCAAATTCCCGTAGCCCCACTCCTCCTGGACCTACCAAGCACCTTCACAGTGTCAGCCAGATTGACCTTCACAGACCTTCACAGCCCTCTGACCTCTTGCGCCCTAAAGAGCCTCCTCCACTCGCCCCGCTGCAGGACCACTCTCGTTTAGGAGAAGCTCCACCAATCAAGAGAGCAGCAAGCCTGCAGAACAGCTCCAGACCTCTACACCCACAGCTAAAGGAGCGGCCTCACGGGCTCAACGGCATGAGTGACCACAGCAGGTCTCGTCCCTGGGAGAGCCTCAGTGCTGAGGAGTTTGCTCAACACTTCCACCAGTCTGTACTGCAGTCTACACATAAATCCCAGCACAAACCCAAAG TTGTAACATTTTACACAATCTTACCAACATTACTTCTGGTTCTCGCAGCAGGAGGTGTCCCAGGAGCTCCTGAGCCAAACCACAAGCTCAACAACGTTGTGCGTTACAACCCTCCAGACCACCAGGGGGCGCCAAACAGACCACCTTACTCTCAAACCAACGGCCACTCCTGCCATCCTGCAGCGCACCACGAGTTAGGGCTGAGCGATGAGCGATCTGCTGAGGAAGACTCCACtgaggaagaagatgaagatgatgatgaggaggaagaggagtatAGCCCCAAATGGAAGGGTATTGAGGCCATAGTGGAAGCTTATCACGAGTACATAGATG agagggatatagagagtgAGGTCCTGCAGAGTGAGTGTAGGAGAATGGAGGCTCAGCACTATCACCTGAGCGTTACAGCTGATCAGCTCTCTGTCACTATGGGG GAGCTGTTGGCGCAGAGGCAGCGGCTGGCGCTTGACAGGGAACGAATGCAGGCCGAACTGGAGCACTTCAGGAAGTGTCTGACCTTGCCTGCTCTGCTCTTACACAGAGGTCACTATAAAGGACCGCCCCCGAGGTGA